TCCACGTCCACGATCGTAACGCCCATCTAAAAAGGAACCAGATGTAAAGAAGCCGGCATCACCCGCTAACTCGCTCGTTTCATGGACCAAGCTCTTCGAGGTGACTCGCCTAAACAGTGACGAGTCTCGTGGTCTTTCTCAGATCTGATCTCCAGGCGCGACCCGCCGTGACACCGCCATCAAACCCGCCCACAACCGTGATCAGGAACTCGACCATTTCCTCGATTATCCTAGCAATGTTGTTATTCGCAAAAGACACCTTCtatgttttctttcttcttgttcgtcCGCCTATCTTCTTCGAACTGTTCGTTGCTtggcctctctccacctaGTCCCCCGCAACCCCGCCAACTCGGCCAGCCCCGCGAACGAGAGCAGGCACATTGGAAGCAGGATAAACGCCGTCTTCAATAACAACAAAGTCGACAAACTGAGCAGGCGTTACATCATAACAGAGATTCATGACACAAACTTCGGAGGCTGGTAAGTTTCCGCCTTCTGCTTGTCGACCAGTAACAGGATGTACGCTTTCTGCTCCACCTCCCCGTGACATTTTGCTTCTGCTTGAGCTCCTTAACTCTgattcttcgtctccgccaCACGGGGAAGCGACGCAAGGCTGGCTGCTGCCACACGGTGTCGGTGCGATGTGCTGTCCATCCGGCTTTCCTCCCGCGTGGCCGGAGGAGTACTCAGCTTGTCCATTTTGCTGTCTTGATACAGGACCATTGGCCAAGGTCGATGAGGAAAGCTGCGATGTAACCGGAGACTCCGCACAAACCCCTGTAGATGTCGCACTTGGTCCGCCACTGACATGTGATCTGCGTGACTCCGAGGCACAGGGAGCTCGAATGAGAGGATACCCTGGAAGGGGAGGCGAAGTCGGCatgagaagggagagacggggaTACTGACGGGTACTGTCGGCGAAGCGAGAATCACTGCCTCCCGCCTTACGTTCACGCGCAGATGAAGAATAACTCGCCGGCGTCGTCCAGACTAACTCTGGATCATCTAACTCATTAAATGAACATGAATCAAACACAATGCGGTCGAACAACTTGTAGCTTTCACATAGAACGAAAATCGGTTTCGCGTATCTCTTGCCGACCATCGCCACCAGTGCTGCACCTGCTCGATTCACTACCGCTGCATTTGCCAGCACGGCTGCTGCTCCCAAAACCACCTTCGTCACATCTTCCATATGATATGACAAACCTGTAGCAGAAACAGCCACGCCACAAACAGAGAACACCAGTCTCAACGAAGATGCTGACATGAACACGACCTACGGAGAAGTGGAAATCACGCGTCCGCTTGCGGATGGGTACAAGCACAGCTGTTCATCCACGTATTGCAGTACAGGGTAGAAGGCAAGGAGGCGCATAGGAAGGACTCTCTTGGTACACACACAGATTCGTGTGGACGCAGGTACCTATTAGATGGATAAACATCTGTCCATACATAGGCATACGTACCATTTATCAGAGTGTAGGTAACCTCAATACCGGCAGCCGCAAACAACCTCGCGGTTCCTTGACCGACGAGATGGGGGTGAGAGTCGACGACAACAACGGTGAACCGGCGGCCTCTTTGTTTTGCCTGGAAAAAGTTTAGGAAACGGCATAAAACAAGCGTGGAGCAGTCCCCACTTCGGTCACGAAACAGTCACGAAAAACGACGGGAAAGACTGTGGAAGACGCATTCACCACACCTTTACATTCCTGTGTGCTTTCAACTGCCGTTTTCCCTCTTGCCCAGTGCCACGTCTCGACAACACTATCAGACTATGCACCAGCGTTTCTATCAGCACACCTGTCTTTTTGTAGTGGCAAGAAGAGCCCACGGACACCAAGCCGATCCCTGTCAAACTTCGAGATACCCCGTAAGTGTTCCTACGTGAATCAGTCTCTGTGCAATGACATCTTTGTGAAAATGTGTCTCACCTGCAGAACAGCTCTAACCACGGCAGTTGACTTTCCGTAGACGAGAAGACAGTCCCCGTCCTCGGCCAGTTGCTCTTGAAAAACATCCGCGACGGCGCAGGTAGCCGCTAGAATCCTCTGACTGATGAAAGTGGAAATCTccgaacaaagagagacctTTGTTTCTTGCAGGGGCATGGTGGCGTAACCTGCCAGCGCGCAGACaccgagagaaggcagaaatgCACTTCAGAGAGACATTTCtacacatgcacagacgCGTCTAGGCGAAGACTACTGGTTGAAGCATGTTTCTAGACTCTGCGCTTGTATCCCTGCATACACAAATACTACGGTTTTGCGTCAGCCGTCATGCATAGAGCAGTGCACTGACATACACGTTCAATTTGCCAATATCGAGCATAACACAGCAGAGGCGTTTGCACTCGACAGCGGCTCTGGCATGCTAACCATGTCTGACAAGTGTGTGTCCACCCGCCGACGCCTGCGCCTAAAAGACAGTACACCTATGCATTTGTCCACATCTACGCATGCATTTGAACCTCGCTTCagaagcaaaggaagaagtGCTAGAGCTTACTGgagagtctcttcttcaaccAACGGATAGCTCCACCCATTGAGAGACTGTGAGGCCGACAGTGCGTGATGAAATTGATTTGTCGATCCAGAGCGATCTTCAAATGCTTGTCAATTGCTTCGTACGGCGGAGGACAGTAATCCTCAATAAACCGCTCAAAGGCTGCACGCCAACACACTCGTTCCGCCTTCAACAAAGTTGTTTTGCGCGCAGACGTCTCCGtccggagagacgagacgtACGGACATGCAACCAATcggtgaagaaggcagacatCGACGTGATACCTTTGCCACAAAGCTGAAGCTCATACGGCCCGTAGACGGATGAAAACGAATCATCTGTCCGCATACAAAAATGGATCTGCATGGACATAGGAACCTGAAAAACGGCTGCGGCCTACGGACTTGCACGCCAATACAAGGCAAGGCGTTTTAACGCCCAGACTGAACCATCAAAAAGCGAATGCATCTGAGCAGAGGTATCGAAGTCATATGTGTTTCGCTGCTCCCTAGTCCATACAGCTTTGAAAAACCACCTTCGTGCTCTTACGAAGCACGCGGCACACACCCTGTGTCACAGCTCCTTTCACTTGTATGCGCAGTTCAGTCCAAGAGTCTCTACAGAAACCATCGATACGGTTTGACAGCCCGCACCCAAGTCAGGCAGAAGCCCAAGATATACTCTCAATATTGTACAAAACCTAGAGCTCACCGTCAAGCCAACACGCTCACCCGTCAGCATGGCGACCGTCCGTGCATTTGTGCCTGTCACGCGCCTCTTCCCCATTTGAAGGCCGATGCGAATGACTGCGGGGTGGACCTGGTCCTGCTGAAAATCCATGACCACGCGAGTCTGTAGAGACACCTGTTCGTCGCGTTTGTTGACGCACTTCTGTCTCCGACCTTCTGGCCCAGAACGCGCAAACAAGCaccagacacacacacacctcAGATAACGGCTTCTCGAAGCAAGCTATCGGTGGACAACGTCATTGTCTCTGCGTACACGAACGGTTCCGACCCATTACATCCACCCACATGTTGCTACATTTTACGCACGCACGGTAAAAAGACCGATGACGACAGTGTATCGTGGTCAGCGGTCTTACTTTGTTGCCGTTTGAGAATCGGCACTCCTTCAG
This portion of the Toxoplasma gondii ME49 chromosome III, whole genome shotgun sequence genome encodes:
- a CDS encoding initiation factor, subunit 2 family protein (encoded by transcript TGME49_252850) — protein: MLTDGILPPSGRGSAHGDQTPEPVSMSPSSSSVISTAPCSSFSCSPHSVVSLSSAASSAPGKVHHVVQSRRKSDKSIGAGEAQSLASSHPLSPAGGGAGGPSTIPVASPSGSQGGHGPSGQGATLPPSPGGGGTSHHGAMGGSGRRQESNKAVAVGSGNNVQCHSHLRFLSHLPPYDRSVIPMCSFTAEGVPILKRQQKGRRQKCVNKRDEQVSLQTRVVMDFQQDQVHPAVIRIGLQMGKRRVTGTNARTVAMLTAFERFIEDYCPPPYEAIDKHLKIALDRQINFITHCRPHSLSMGGAIRWLKKRLSSYATMPLQETKVSLCSEISTFISQRILAATCAVADVFQEQLAEDGDCLLVYGKSTAVVRAVLQAKQRGRRFTVVVVDSHPHLVGQGTARLFAAAGIEVTYTLINGLSYHMEDVTKVVLGAAAVLANAAVVNRAGAALVAMVGKRYAKPIFVLCESYKLFDRIVFDSCSFNELDDPELVWTTPASYSSSARERKAGGSDSRFADSTRQYPRLSLLMPTSPPLPGYPLIRAPCASESRRSHVSGGPSATSTGVCAESPVTSQLSSSTLANGPVSRQQNGQAEYSSGHAGGKPDGQHIAPTPCGSSQPCVASPCGGDEESELRSSSRSKMSRGGGAESVHPVTGRQAEGGNLPASEVCVMNLCYDVTPAQFVDFVVIEDGVYPASNVPALVRGAGRVGGVAGD